From the genome of Pelobacter propionicus DSM 2379, one region includes:
- a CDS encoding YciI family protein: protein MFIVSLHYTQPLEVVECQLQAHRAFLDRFYQQGVFIASGRKVPRNGGVILAKGVTHAELEKILDQDPFRAQGVADYQITEFTANRTSADFAGLLEL from the coding sequence ATGTTCATCGTGTCACTGCACTATACACAGCCGCTGGAGGTGGTGGAGTGTCAGCTCCAGGCCCACCGGGCTTTTCTGGACCGGTTCTACCAGCAGGGGGTATTCATCGCCTCCGGCCGCAAGGTTCCCCGCAATGGCGGGGTGATCCTGGCAAAAGGCGTCACCCACGCCGAACTGGAAAAGATCCTGGATCAGGACCCCTTCAGGGCGCAGGGGGTTGCCGACTACCAGATCACCGAATTCACGGCCAACCGCACATCAGCGGATTTCGCGGGGCTGCTGG
- a CDS encoding ArsR/SmtB family transcription factor has protein sequence MESSETRDYSQEAEILKVLGHPVRLKIAAGLCTKECNVKNIWECLGLPQATVSQHLALLKNRGIITGRREGTGVRYSVTNPMVKKIIAALE, from the coding sequence ATGGAATCTTCAGAAACAAGGGACTACAGCCAGGAGGCGGAGATCCTCAAGGTGCTCGGTCATCCGGTCCGGCTCAAGATAGCGGCAGGGTTGTGCACCAAGGAGTGCAACGTCAAGAATATATGGGAATGCCTGGGTCTGCCCCAGGCAACGGTTTCCCAACACCTGGCGCTGCTCAAGAACCGGGGCATCATCACCGGCAGGCGCGAGGGGACCGGGGTGCGCTACAGCGTCACCAACCCCATGGTGAAGAAGATCATCGCCGCGCTGGAGTGA
- a CDS encoding efflux RND transporter periplasmic adaptor subunit, whose amino-acid sequence MEHEDLDQLKIDKTVTAPRSGTSRGRRFWAAGILLVVLAVSLYVSGVLRPAETVEVVTVQQIFPSQGFTLLSASGYVVAQRKAAVASKATGRLVWLGVEEGSAVRQGDVIARIENADVLAIQSQAAANLKNCRADLDQALAELHDAHLSFKRYTILLSDGVVSRADFDAAQARYRKAQAAVAGARAAIRSASAALDGARVAVEFTSIRAPFDAVVLTKNADVGDIVTPLASAANAKAAVVTIADMGSLQVEVDVMESSLEKVRVGQPCEIQLDSFPDLRFRGAVHMVVPTADRSKATVLVKVRFLDFDRRILPEMSARVAFLSRPVANSEQRPRTTIPSAALVRGRGRNLVFLVEGDRIKEKPVNLGVKVGDLVEVTSGVKSGDSLVLRPAGSLRDGSRISIPEK is encoded by the coding sequence ATGGAACACGAAGACCTGGACCAGTTGAAAATCGACAAGACGGTCACTGCGCCCCGCTCCGGAACTTCCCGGGGGAGGCGCTTCTGGGCAGCGGGGATTCTGCTGGTCGTCCTGGCGGTCTCCCTCTACGTCAGTGGTGTGCTGCGCCCCGCTGAAACCGTGGAGGTCGTGACCGTACAACAGATTTTCCCTTCCCAGGGCTTTACCCTGCTCAGCGCCAGCGGCTACGTCGTAGCCCAGCGCAAGGCCGCGGTGGCTTCCAAGGCGACCGGTCGCCTGGTCTGGCTGGGGGTCGAGGAGGGGAGTGCCGTCCGCCAGGGGGACGTGATTGCCCGGATCGAAAACGCCGACGTGCTGGCCATCCAGTCCCAGGCGGCGGCGAACCTGAAGAACTGTCGCGCGGATCTGGACCAGGCCCTGGCGGAACTGCACGACGCCCACCTTTCCTTCAAGCGCTACACGATCCTGCTCTCCGATGGGGTCGTCTCCAGGGCTGACTTCGATGCGGCCCAGGCTCGCTACCGCAAGGCACAGGCCGCGGTCGCCGGCGCCAGGGCCGCCATCCGGTCGGCCTCGGCCGCTCTGGATGGCGCCAGGGTAGCGGTGGAGTTCACCTCCATCAGGGCTCCCTTCGACGCAGTGGTGCTGACCAAGAACGCCGATGTGGGGGATATCGTCACCCCCCTTGCCTCGGCGGCCAACGCCAAGGCGGCGGTGGTTACCATCGCCGACATGGGCTCCCTGCAGGTCGAGGTCGATGTCATGGAATCCAGCCTTGAGAAGGTCCGGGTGGGGCAACCGTGCGAGATCCAGCTGGACTCCTTCCCCGACCTGCGCTTTCGCGGAGCTGTCCACATGGTCGTGCCCACGGCGGACCGGAGCAAGGCCACCGTGCTGGTCAAGGTCAGGTTCCTGGACTTCGACCGGCGGATCCTGCCGGAGATGAGCGCCAGGGTGGCCTTCCTCTCCCGGCCGGTGGCAAACAGCGAACAGCGGCCGCGCACAACCATCCCCAGCGCTGCGCTGGTCCGGGGCCGCGGGCGAAACCTGGTCTTCCTGGTGGAGGGCGACCGGATCAAGGAGAAACCGGTTAACCTGGGGGTGAAGGTGGGTGACCTGGTGGAGGTGACCAGTGGCGTAAAGAGCGGGGACAGCCTGGTCCTGCGCCCCGCCGGCAGCCTGCGGGACGGTTCCCGCATCAGCATTCCCGAGAAATGA
- a CDS encoding ABC transporter ATP-binding protein — translation MNQTKPDIVQIRNLSKSYRRGSQIIPVLEDISFHIPDGEFLALMGPSGSGKSTLLNLLAGIDCADSGSILIGGVDITTLAERELARWRSLHVGFIFQFYNLIPVLTAFENVELPLLLTRLSRGERRAHVETALRVVGLGDRMDHYPSQLSGGQQQRVAIARAVVTDPTILVADEPTGDLDRGSAGEVLDLMERLNRESGKTIIMVTHDPRAAERARVIRYLEKGELSDASR, via the coding sequence ATGAACCAGACAAAACCCGACATCGTCCAGATACGGAACCTCTCCAAATCCTATCGCAGGGGGAGCCAGATCATCCCGGTGCTGGAGGATATCAGCTTCCATATCCCCGACGGCGAATTCCTGGCTCTGATGGGGCCGTCCGGCTCGGGGAAGAGCACCCTGCTCAACCTGCTGGCCGGGATAGACTGCGCCGACTCCGGCAGCATCCTGATAGGCGGGGTGGATATAACCACCCTGGCCGAGAGGGAACTGGCCCGCTGGCGCTCCCTGCACGTCGGCTTCATCTTCCAGTTCTACAACCTGATCCCGGTCCTGACCGCCTTCGAGAACGTGGAGCTGCCGCTGCTCCTGACCCGCCTCTCCCGCGGGGAGCGGCGCGCCCATGTGGAGACGGCCCTCAGGGTGGTGGGGCTTGGGGACCGCATGGACCACTATCCCTCCCAGCTTTCCGGCGGCCAGCAGCAGCGGGTCGCCATCGCCCGGGCAGTGGTCACCGACCCCACCATCCTGGTGGCCGACGAGCCCACCGGCGACCTTGACCGCGGTTCGGCCGGCGAGGTCCTGGACCTTATGGAGCGGCTCAACCGGGAATCGGGCAAGACGATCATCATGGTCACCCACGACCCCCGGGCAGCGGAGCGGGCCCGCGTGATCAGGTATCTGGAAAAGGGCGAGCTGAGCGATGCATCTCGCTAA